A single region of the Streptococcus macedonicus ACA-DC 198 genome encodes:
- a CDS encoding Immunoreactive protein Se23.5 codes for MKTKISKRYVFFQRLIQFLGILALIGTLTLVVWFYRLGILNDSNALKDFVQRHQFWGPLIFVLVQIFQIVFPVIPGGVTTIAGFLIFGPWLGFLYNYLGIIIGSIILFLLVRIYGRKFILLFANEKNFYKYEARLETKGFEIFFILCMLSPISPADVLVMITGLTRISLRRFILIIMLAKPISIISYSYIWIFGGDLIKMILH; via the coding sequence ATGAAAACGAAAATATCTAAGCGCTATGTTTTTTTTCAGCGACTAATCCAGTTTTTAGGAATTTTAGCCTTGATTGGTACTTTAACTTTAGTGGTTTGGTTTTACCGATTAGGAATCTTGAATGATAGCAACGCCTTGAAAGATTTTGTCCAACGTCACCAATTCTGGGGACCATTAATTTTTGTTTTGGTTCAAATTTTTCAAATTGTTTTCCCAGTTATCCCTGGTGGTGTAACAACCATAGCTGGCTTCCTTATTTTCGGTCCTTGGCTTGGTTTTTTGTACAATTATCTTGGAATTATCATTGGAAGTATTATCCTCTTCTTGCTCGTCCGTATCTATGGAAGAAAATTTATTTTGCTATTTGCAAATGAAAAAAATTTTTATAAATACGAAGCAAGACTTGAAACAAAGGGATTTGAGATATTTTTTATCCTTTGTATGTTGTCACCGATATCTCCTGCTGATGTATTGGTGATGATTACTGGACTGACACGTATTTCTCTAAGACGTTTTATTCTAATTATCATGCTCGCAAAACCGATTTCCATTATTTCATATAGCTATATTTGGATTTTTGGTGGCGACCTTATCAAAATGATTTTGCATTAA
- a CDS encoding ABC transporter, ATP-binding protein yields MFSKLLKYELKSVGKWYFALNASVIAISFFLGFSIRSLEAYAQNQSGINSAHFAQFIPIILALIFGVLVAGAWIATLVIIIRRFYKNVFGCEGYLTLTLPVSSHQLILSKLIASFIWTVFNAIVLVIGITLLVLPISGVGRFLMALPYFASLFTPTEWLILFICFILSSLSGILMIYLAIAVGQLFTDRRALMGFVACFAIATIVIILSETISSQLTRDTFDININLFTYFGIECLIEGIVFYFATNYLLKNKLNIQ; encoded by the coding sequence ATGTTTTCAAAACTTTTAAAATACGAACTAAAATCCGTTGGCAAGTGGTATTTTGCTCTCAATGCTTCTGTTATTGCCATTTCATTTTTCCTTGGCTTTAGTATAAGATCTCTTGAAGCATATGCCCAAAATCAGTCTGGAATCAACTCTGCACACTTCGCTCAGTTTATTCCAATTATCTTAGCTTTAATTTTTGGTGTGTTAGTTGCTGGTGCTTGGATTGCAACTTTGGTGATTATTATTCGTCGATTTTATAAAAATGTCTTTGGGTGCGAAGGTTATTTAACATTAACACTGCCTGTCTCCTCTCACCAACTAATTCTCTCTAAACTTATTGCTTCATTTATATGGACTGTTTTCAATGCTATTGTCCTAGTAATCGGAATTACTCTTCTTGTCTTACCAATTTCTGGTGTCGGAAGATTTTTAATGGCTCTTCCTTACTTTGCATCCCTCTTTACACCAACTGAATGGTTAATTCTTTTCATTTGTTTCATTCTATCAAGTCTTTCAGGTATTTTAATGATTTATCTTGCTATTGCTGTTGGACAATTGTTTACGGATAGACGCGCGCTCATGGGCTTTGTTGCTTGCTTCGCTATTGCTACCATCGTCATTATTTTATCTGAAACGATTAGTAGTCAACTCACAAGAGACACATTTGATATTAATATTAATCTTTTTACTTATTTTGGGATTGAATGTCTTATTGAGGGGATTGTATTTTACTTTGCAACTAACTATCTATTAAAAAACAAGCTAAATATTCAATAG
- the parC gene encoding Topoisomerase IV subunit A translates to MSNVQNMSLEDIMGDRFGRYSKYIIQERALPDIRDGLKPVQRRILYSMNKDGNTFDKGFRKSAKSVGNVMGNFHPHGDSSIYDAMVRMSQDWKNRATLIEMHGNNGSMDGDPPAAMRYTEARLSEIAGYLLHDIDKDTVPFAWNFDDTEKEPTVLPAAFPNLLVNGATGISAGYATDIPPHNLAEVIDAVVYLIDHPNAKLDKLMEFLPGPDFPTGAIIQGKDGIRKAYETGKGRVVVRSRTDIESLKGGKKQIVVTEIPYEVNKAVLVKKIDDVRVNNKVPGIAEVRDESDRDGLRIAIELKKDADEQTVLNYLLKYTDLQVNYNFNMVAIDNYTPRQVGIVPMLTSYIAHRKEIIVARSKFDKEKAEKRLHIVEGLIRVISILDDVIALIRASENKADAKANLKASYEFSEEQAEAIVTLQLYRLTNTDIVTLEKEEAELRERITMLKAIIGDERTMYNVMKRELREVKKKFATPRLTELQAEAETIEIDVASLIVEEDTFVSVTKGGYIKRTSPRSYNASTVEEIGKRDDDELIFVAHAKTTQHLLIFTNLGNVIYRPINELTDIRWKDIGEHLSQTITNFATDEYVLYAEIVDDFGSQTYFAATKLGQIKRFERKEFTPWRTYKSKSVKYAKLKNIDDSVVTISPIALDDVMIMTHNGYALHFNIEEVPVVSAKAAGVKAINLKDDDFVASAFVANTDSFFILTQRGSLKRMATEVIPATSRANRGLQVLRELKSKPHRVFMAGPVHASDDVETLEVRSNKGAVYQAILEDLNLSERTSNGSFISDKISDEGVFSARIK, encoded by the coding sequence ATGTCAAATGTACAAAATATGTCTCTTGAAGACATTATGGGAGATCGTTTTGGGCGATATTCCAAATATATTATTCAAGAGCGGGCTTTGCCAGACATTCGTGATGGCTTGAAACCTGTTCAACGCCGTATCCTTTATTCAATGAATAAAGACGGCAATACCTTTGATAAAGGTTTCCGTAAATCGGCGAAATCCGTCGGTAACGTTATGGGTAATTTCCACCCACACGGTGACTCTTCAATTTACGACGCCATGGTGCGTATGAGTCAAGATTGGAAGAATCGTGCAACTTTAATTGAAATGCACGGTAACAACGGTTCTATGGATGGTGACCCACCAGCTGCCATGCGTTATACCGAAGCACGCTTGTCAGAAATTGCGGGTTATTTACTCCATGATATTGACAAAGATACGGTTCCTTTTGCTTGGAACTTTGATGATACTGAGAAAGAGCCAACGGTTTTACCTGCGGCCTTTCCAAACCTTTTGGTAAATGGTGCGACAGGGATTTCAGCAGGTTATGCAACGGATATTCCGCCACATAATTTAGCAGAAGTGATTGATGCGGTTGTTTACCTCATTGATCATCCTAATGCTAAATTGGATAAATTAATGGAATTCTTGCCTGGACCAGATTTTCCTACTGGTGCGATTATTCAAGGTAAAGATGGCATTCGTAAAGCTTATGAGACTGGTAAAGGTCGTGTTGTGGTTCGCTCACGCACAGACATTGAAAGCCTCAAAGGTGGTAAAAAACAGATTGTCGTTACAGAAATTCCTTATGAAGTTAATAAAGCGGTACTTGTTAAGAAAATCGATGATGTTCGTGTGAATAATAAAGTGCCTGGTATCGCGGAAGTTCGTGATGAATCCGACCGTGATGGTCTGCGTATTGCTATTGAGCTTAAAAAAGACGCTGACGAACAAACTGTTCTCAACTATCTTTTGAAATACACAGATTTGCAGGTGAATTACAATTTCAACATGGTTGCCATTGATAACTACACACCACGTCAGGTTGGTATCGTTCCAATGTTGACAAGTTACATTGCGCACCGTAAAGAAATTATCGTTGCTCGTTCGAAATTTGATAAAGAAAAAGCTGAAAAGCGCCTTCATATCGTGGAAGGTTTGATTCGTGTGATTTCGATTCTTGACGACGTTATTGCTCTTATTCGTGCGTCTGAAAATAAAGCTGACGCTAAAGCAAATTTGAAAGCTAGCTATGAATTCTCGGAAGAACAAGCCGAAGCAATCGTCACATTGCAATTGTACCGTTTGACAAATACTGATATTGTAACGCTTGAAAAGGAAGAAGCAGAGCTTCGTGAACGTATTACAATGCTTAAAGCCATTATCGGTGATGAACGTACCATGTACAATGTCATGAAACGTGAATTGCGCGAAGTTAAGAAAAAATTTGCTACACCACGTTTGACAGAATTGCAAGCTGAAGCTGAAACGATTGAAATTGATGTGGCAAGCTTGATTGTTGAGGAAGATACCTTTGTTAGCGTAACGAAAGGCGGTTATATCAAACGTACCAGTCCACGTTCTTACAACGCTTCGACAGTTGAAGAAATTGGAAAACGTGATGATGATGAGTTGATTTTCGTAGCACATGCTAAGACAACACAGCACTTGCTGATTTTCACAAATCTTGGTAATGTCATTTACCGTCCAATCAATGAATTGACTGATATTCGTTGGAAAGATATCGGTGAACACTTGTCACAAACCATTACCAACTTTGCGACTGATGAATACGTTTTGTATGCTGAAATTGTTGATGATTTCGGTTCACAAACCTACTTTGCTGCAACAAAACTTGGACAAATCAAACGCTTTGAACGCAAGGAATTCACACCTTGGCGCACTTACAAATCAAAATCAGTTAAATACGCTAAGTTAAAAAATATTGATGATAGTGTTGTTACCATCTCACCAATTGCGTTAGACGACGTAATGATTATGACACACAACGGTTATGCACTGCATTTTAATATCGAAGAAGTGCCAGTCGTTAGCGCAAAAGCAGCAGGGGTCAAGGCAATCAACCTTAAAGACGATGATTTCGTAGCCTCAGCCTTTGTTGCCAATACAGATAGTTTCTTTATCTTAACACAACGTGGTAGCCTTAAACGTATGGCGACAGAGGTTATTCCAGCTACAAGCCGTGCTAATCGTGGTTTGCAAGTCTTACGCGAACTCAAATCAAAACCACATCGTGTCTTTATGGCTGGACCAGTTCATGCTTCTGATGATGTTGAAACATTAGAAGTCCGTTCAAATAAAGGAGCTGTTTACCAAGCTATTTTAGAAGATTTAAACCTTTCTGAACGTACAAGTAACGGTTCATTTATCTCGGATAAAATTTCTGATGAAGGTGTATTTAGCGCACGAATCAAATAA
- the rps1 gene encoding SSU ribosomal protein S1p has translation MNEFEDLLNSVSEVKPGDVVTAEVLTLDNDQANVVIEGTGVEGVLTLRELTNERDADINDFVKTGDTVEVLVLRQVVGKDTDTVTFLVSKKRLEARKAWEKLVGRKDEVVTVKGTRAVKGGLSVEFEGVRGFIPASMIDTRFVRNTEKFVGQEFEGKIKEVVPAENRFILSRREVIEEKAAAARKEVFSKLEEGAIVKGKVARLTSFGAFIDLGGVDGLVHVTELSHEHNVSPKSVVSVGEEVEVKVLSIDEEAGRVSLSLKATTPGPWDGVEQKLATGDVVEGKVKRLTDFGAFVEVLPGIDGLVHISQISHKRVENPKDVLSVGQEVNVKVLDVNAAAERVSLSIKALEERPAQAENEEKRQSRPRRPKREAKRDYELPETQTGFSMADLFGDIEL, from the coding sequence ATGAATGAATTTGAAGATTTGCTAAACAGTGTTAGCGAAGTAAAACCTGGTGATGTAGTCACTGCGGAAGTTTTAACTCTTGATAATGATCAAGCAAACGTTGTCATCGAAGGAACAGGTGTTGAAGGTGTCCTTACACTTCGTGAATTGACTAACGAACGTGATGCTGACATCAATGACTTTGTTAAAACTGGCGACACAGTTGAAGTTCTTGTTCTTCGTCAAGTTGTAGGTAAAGATACTGATACAGTTACTTTCCTTGTCTCTAAAAAACGCTTGGAAGCTCGCAAAGCTTGGGAAAAACTTGTTGGTCGTAAAGATGAAGTTGTTACTGTTAAAGGTACACGTGCTGTTAAAGGTGGTCTTTCAGTTGAATTTGAAGGAGTTCGCGGATTCATCCCAGCCTCAATGATCGACACTCGTTTTGTACGTAACACTGAAAAATTTGTTGGTCAAGAGTTTGAAGGTAAAATTAAAGAAGTTGTTCCAGCTGAAAACCGCTTCATTCTTTCACGTCGTGAAGTTATTGAAGAAAAAGCTGCTGCAGCTCGTAAAGAAGTCTTCTCTAAGCTTGAAGAAGGTGCAATTGTTAAAGGTAAAGTTGCTCGTTTGACAAGCTTTGGTGCTTTCATCGACCTTGGTGGTGTTGACGGACTTGTTCACGTGACTGAATTGTCTCACGAACATAACGTATCACCTAAATCAGTTGTTTCTGTTGGTGAAGAAGTTGAAGTTAAAGTTCTTTCAATTGACGAAGAAGCAGGTCGTGTATCACTTTCGCTTAAAGCTACAACACCTGGGCCTTGGGATGGCGTAGAACAAAAACTTGCTACTGGTGATGTTGTTGAAGGTAAAGTTAAACGTTTAACTGACTTTGGTGCTTTCGTTGAAGTATTACCTGGTATCGATGGACTTGTTCACATCTCACAAATTTCACACAAACGTGTTGAAAATCCAAAAGATGTCCTTTCAGTAGGTCAAGAAGTTAACGTTAAAGTTCTTGATGTTAACGCTGCTGCAGAACGTGTATCACTTTCTATCAAAGCTCTTGAAGAACGTCCCGCACAAGCTGAAAATGAAGAAAAACGTCAATCTCGTCCACGTCGTCCAAAACGTGAAGCTAAACGTGATTACGAACTTCCAGAAACTCAAACTGGATTCTCAATGGCTGACTTGTTTGGCGATATTGAATTATAA
- the ilvE gene encoding Branched-chain amino acid aminotransferase, which yields MTVDLDWENLGFSYHRLPFRYISYYKDGKWDDGQLTEDATLHISESSPALHYGQQAFEGLKAYRTKDGSVQLFRPNMNAERLQRTADRLLMPQVPTEKFIDAAKQVVRANEEFVPPYGTGATLYLRPLLIGVGDIIGVHPADEYIFTIFAMPVGNYFKGGLAPTNFLIQDKYDRAAPNGTGAAKVGGNYAASLLPGKVAHDRKFSDVIYLDPTTHTKIEEVGSANFFGITADNEFITPLSPSILPSITKYSLLYLAEHRFGMKAIQGEVKLDELDKFVEAGACGTAAVISPIGGVQHGDDFHVFYSETEVGPVTRKLYDELVGIQFGDIEAPEGWIYKVN from the coding sequence ATGACAGTAGATTTAGACTGGGAAAACCTAGGATTTTCCTATCATAGATTACCATTTCGCTATATTTCATATTACAAAGACGGTAAATGGGATGACGGACAATTAACAGAAGATGCAACACTTCATATTTCAGAATCGTCTCCAGCTTTGCATTATGGTCAACAAGCGTTTGAAGGCTTGAAAGCTTATCGCACAAAAGATGGCTCTGTTCAATTATTCCGTCCAAATATGAATGCAGAACGTTTACAACGCACAGCAGACCGCCTTCTTATGCCACAAGTGCCAACCGAAAAATTCATTGATGCCGCTAAGCAAGTTGTGCGCGCCAATGAAGAATTCGTCCCACCATATGGTACAGGTGCAACTCTTTATCTACGTCCTCTTTTGATTGGTGTTGGTGATATTATTGGTGTTCACCCAGCTGATGAATATATTTTCACTATTTTTGCCATGCCAGTTGGAAATTACTTCAAAGGTGGCTTGGCGCCAACAAACTTCTTGATTCAAGATAAATATGACCGTGCTGCACCGAATGGAACAGGTGCTGCAAAAGTTGGTGGTAACTACGCAGCAAGCCTTCTTCCAGGGAAAGTAGCACACGACCGCAAATTCTCTGACGTTATTTATCTTGACCCAACTACTCATACCAAAATTGAAGAAGTCGGTTCAGCAAACTTCTTCGGTATTACAGCGGATAATGAATTTATCACACCGCTTAGCCCATCTATTTTGCCATCCATCACAAAATATTCGCTTCTTTACTTGGCAGAGCACCGCTTTGGTATGAAAGCTATCCAAGGTGAGGTAAAACTTGATGAATTGGACAAATTCGTTGAAGCTGGTGCTTGTGGTACAGCAGCCGTTATTTCACCAATCGGTGGTGTTCAACACGGAGATGACTTCCATGTCTTTTATAGCGAAACAGAAGTAGGTCCTGTAACCCGTAAACTTTATGACGAGCTTGTTGGTATCCAGTTTGGTGATATTGAAGCTCCAGAAGGTTGGATTTACAAAGTTAACTAA
- a CDS encoding LrgA-associated membrane protein LrgB translates to MNEVITNPIFGIMVSILAYLMGMLIFRRFPHPITTPLLLATCFIIAFLKISNISYSDYYVGGSYLNMLIVPSTVALGIPLYRSFHLMKHHIRSILSGIFIACIVNTTFTALIAKIFGIKYLLAISLFPKSVTTAMAVGITDKMGGITTVTLVVVVITGILTSVLGPVFLKLLIIDDPVAIGLSLGGTGHAIGTGTALKYGYVEGAMAGLAIGVTGIVYVIISPIVAQIILK, encoded by the coding sequence ATGAATGAGGTTATCACAAATCCAATCTTTGGTATAATGGTGTCAATTCTTGCTTATTTAATGGGAATGTTAATTTTTAGACGTTTTCCGCATCCCATTACAACACCATTACTTCTAGCAACTTGTTTTATTATCGCCTTTCTAAAAATAAGTAACATTTCGTATTCCGACTATTACGTTGGAGGAAGCTACCTAAACATGCTTATCGTTCCTTCGACTGTCGCACTTGGAATACCGCTTTATCGCTCATTTCACCTAATGAAACATCACATCAGAAGCATTCTGTCAGGTATTTTTATCGCTTGTATCGTTAACACTACATTCACAGCACTTATCGCTAAAATTTTTGGAATTAAATACCTCTTAGCTATTTCTTTATTTCCCAAATCTGTAACAACTGCTATGGCAGTTGGAATCACCGACAAAATGGGCGGAATTACAACAGTTACCCTTGTCGTTGTTGTCATCACTGGAATTTTAACTAGCGTTCTTGGTCCAGTTTTTCTAAAACTTTTAATAATTGATGATCCAGTAGCGATTGGATTAAGTCTTGGTGGTACAGGACACGCTATCGGAACAGGTACAGCCTTAAAATATGGTTATGTCGAAGGCGCAATGGCTGGTCTCGCCATTGGCGTAACAGGAATCGTATATGTTATTATTAGCCCAATTGTTGCTCAAATTATTCTGAAATAA
- a CDS encoding Antiholin-like protein LrgA, translated as MKLYVQFMIILVFSFIGEAISNLLHLPIPGSIIGLVLLFLALEFKIIRLRHIDVVGNFLLNNMTILFLPAAVGIMEKFNDIKDYLLPITIIILGAIFLNIAVIGFVVQFIKKRFEGDYVDKGVRHE; from the coding sequence ATGAAGTTATACGTTCAATTTATGATTATTCTGGTCTTTTCATTTATTGGAGAGGCAATTTCGAATTTGTTGCATTTACCTATTCCTGGTAGCATTATTGGGCTAGTGCTACTTTTTCTTGCGCTCGAATTTAAAATTATCCGCCTTAGACACATTGACGTTGTCGGAAATTTTTTATTGAATAATATGACCATTCTTTTTTTGCCTGCAGCTGTTGGGATTATGGAAAAATTTAACGATATTAAGGACTACTTGCTTCCTATTACTATCATTATTTTAGGCGCGATCTTCCTAAATATTGCCGTTATCGGTTTTGTTGTGCAATTTATCAAAAAACGTTTTGAAGGAGATTACGTCGATAAAGGAGTCCGTCATGAATGA
- a CDS encoding Transcriptional regulator, GntR family — MSWKFDEKSPIYVQIVQHIKMQIISQEIKIGDQLPTVRELAEEAGVNPNTVQRAFSELEREGMVYSQRTSGRFVTEDTDLIMQKRREVAEAELQSFVNNMQKMGFQIDNIVSVLESYIKEKN, encoded by the coding sequence ATGTCCTGGAAATTTGATGAAAAATCACCCATTTACGTTCAAATCGTACAGCATATCAAAATGCAGATTATCAGTCAAGAAATTAAAATCGGTGACCAACTCCCAACTGTCCGTGAACTTGCCGAAGAAGCTGGTGTTAATCCCAACACCGTGCAACGTGCCTTTTCAGAATTAGAACGTGAAGGTATGGTTTACTCTCAACGAACATCTGGGCGTTTTGTAACAGAAGATACCGATCTTATCATGCAAAAACGTCGCGAAGTTGCCGAAGCTGAACTCCAATCATTTGTTAACAATATGCAAAAGATGGGGTTCCAAATCGATAACATCGTTTCTGTATTAGAATCTTATATCAAGGAGAAAAATTAG
- a CDS encoding ABC-type multidrug transport system, ATPase component, with amino-acid sequence MTQLLQLHHVTKKYKKHVAIDDVTLSLPAGKIIGLLGPNGSGKTTLIKLMNGLLHPTTGDIVIDGYRPSVETKKIVSYLPDTSYLRENMKIKDALTLFEDFYNDFSREKAEHLLEDLDLNPDEQLKNLSKGNKEKVQLILVMSRQAKLYILDEPIGGVDPAAREYILRTIINNYCEDASVVISTHLIAEIEPILDEIVFLKEGKVILQGNTDDIREEYGKSIDLLFREKYKA; translated from the coding sequence ATGACACAACTGCTCCAACTGCATCACGTTACCAAAAAATACAAAAAGCATGTGGCTATCGATGATGTTACACTCAGCCTTCCTGCTGGTAAAATTATTGGTTTACTCGGTCCAAACGGCAGTGGTAAAACAACACTCATAAAATTAATGAATGGACTTCTTCACCCAACCACTGGCGATATTGTCATTGACGGTTATCGCCCTTCTGTGGAAACAAAGAAAATCGTTTCATATCTACCTGACACGTCTTACTTGCGAGAAAATATGAAAATCAAGGATGCTTTGACATTATTCGAGGACTTCTATAATGATTTCTCACGTGAAAAAGCTGAGCATCTTTTAGAAGACTTAGATCTCAATCCTGATGAGCAACTCAAAAATTTATCTAAAGGAAATAAAGAAAAAGTCCAACTCATTCTAGTCATGAGCCGCCAAGCTAAGCTATACATTCTTGACGAACCGATTGGCGGTGTTGATCCAGCAGCACGAGAATACATTCTACGCACAATTATTAATAATTACTGTGAAGATGCTTCAGTTGTTATTTCAACACATTTAATCGCTGAAATTGAACCCATTCTTGATGAAATCGTCTTTCTTAAAGAAGGAAAAGTGATCTTACAAGGAAATACCGATGATATTCGTGAAGAGTATGGTAAATCAATTGACTTACTCTTTCGTGAAAAATATAAAGCTTAG